One genomic segment of Nonomuraea coxensis DSM 45129 includes these proteins:
- a CDS encoding phytoene desaturase family protein — translation MPRTGPTVVIGAGLAGLAAAVRLAAAGREVTVVEARDEPGGCCGSARLGPYRFDTGPSVLTMPGVLADTFGAAGEELRDWLPLRRLDPAYRMAFHDGSHLDLTTDGAVMAERVRELCGPAEAARYLRYRRLLGELFAAEWPAFIDADMTRLGSLARPLALARLAALGGFRRLDRLAARHLTDERLIRAHTFQSLYVGLSPQRALGIYAVVAHMDTVGGVYFPERGGMHAIPSALAALLEKLGAPVRYAARAREVQTDRDGVAGVLLEDGERLPAAHVVVACDRYAARRLLPGRAADWRMRRPRFSPSCLVVHTGLERPPAGQAHHTLHFGRAWRETFAALESGRPQPDPSLLVTCPATDEDAAPPGHATLSVLEPAPNLEAADWDRLRPRLEERLLGRLAALGYGDLSGAPRLVLDPPAWAALGHTAGTPFALDHRFTQTAWLRPSGAARRVPGLHFAGMHTAPGVGVPPVLISGRLAAERILTS, via the coding sequence ATGCCCCGGACCGGACCCACGGTGGTGATCGGCGCGGGCCTCGCCGGCCTCGCCGCCGCCGTACGGCTGGCCGCGGCCGGCCGCGAGGTCACCGTCGTCGAGGCCAGGGACGAGCCGGGCGGCTGCTGCGGGAGCGCCAGGCTCGGCCCGTACCGGTTCGACACCGGCCCGTCCGTGCTGACCATGCCCGGCGTGCTCGCCGACACCTTCGGCGCGGCGGGGGAGGAGCTGCGCGACTGGCTGCCGCTGCGCCGCCTCGACCCGGCGTACCGTATGGCCTTCCACGACGGCTCCCACCTGGACCTCACCACGGACGGCGCGGTCATGGCCGAGCGGGTGCGGGAGCTGTGCGGGCCCGCCGAGGCCGCCCGCTACCTGCGGTACCGGCGGCTGCTCGGCGAGCTGTTCGCGGCGGAGTGGCCCGCGTTCATCGACGCGGACATGACCAGGCTGGGCAGCCTCGCCCGCCCGCTCGCGCTGGCCAGGCTCGCCGCGCTCGGCGGCTTCCGCCGCCTGGACCGGCTCGCCGCCCGCCACCTCACCGACGAGCGGCTGATCAGGGCCCACACCTTCCAGTCCCTGTACGTCGGCCTGTCCCCGCAGCGCGCCCTCGGCATCTACGCCGTCGTCGCGCACATGGACACCGTCGGCGGCGTGTACTTCCCCGAGCGCGGCGGCATGCACGCCATCCCGTCCGCGCTGGCCGCCCTGCTGGAGAAGCTGGGCGCCCCCGTCCGGTACGCGGCCCGCGCCCGCGAGGTCCAGACCGATCGGGACGGCGTCGCCGGCGTCCTCCTGGAGGACGGCGAACGCCTGCCGGCCGCGCACGTGGTCGTCGCCTGCGACCGGTACGCGGCCCGTCGGCTGCTGCCCGGCCGGGCCGCCGACTGGCGGATGCGCCGCCCCCGCTTCTCGCCGTCCTGCCTCGTCGTCCACACCGGGCTGGAGCGCCCGCCGGCCGGGCAGGCGCACCACACGCTGCACTTCGGGCGGGCGTGGCGGGAGACGTTCGCGGCGCTGGAGTCGGGCCGGCCACAGCCGGACCCGAGCCTGCTCGTCACCTGCCCCGCCACCGACGAGGACGCCGCGCCACCGGGGCACGCGACGCTCAGCGTCCTGGAGCCCGCGCCCAACCTGGAGGCCGCCGACTGGGACCGGCTCCGCCCTCGCCTGGAGGAGCGGCTGCTCGGCCGGCTGGCCGCGCTCGGCTACGGCGACCTGTCCGGGGCGCCCCGGCTCGTCCTCGACCCGCCCGCGTGGGCCGCGCTCGGGCACACCGCGGGCACCCCGTTCGCGCTCGACCACCGCTTCACCCAGACGGCGTGGCTGCGCCCGTCCGGCGCCGCCCGGCGGGTGCCCGGACTGCACTTCGCCGGCATGCACACCGCACCGGGCGTCGGGGTCCCCCCGGTGCTCATCTCCGGCCGGCTCGCCGCCGAACGCATCCTGACCTCGTGA
- a CDS encoding phytoene/squalene synthase family protein, whose protein sequence is MTLTASYERCRQLHARYGRSYYLATLLLPAWKRRHVHALYGFARYADEIVDSFTMTADRRAALDELCARTGRGLAGEPVADPVLPAFLHTVRSFGIAHGDVDAFLAAMRADLSVTGYDTYDDLLGYMEGSAAVIGTMMLPVLEALPGEEAAAREPARQLGLAFQLTNFLRDVAEDHARGRVYLPAKDLAAYGVEPADLGRPRTGRAVRELLAFEAGRAREHYRAAARGVDLLVPSSRPCVRAAVELYGGILVAIERGGYAVLERRVRVPRHRRAAAFARHLLASAEAGRLERRVRLDLP, encoded by the coding sequence TTGACTCTCACCGCCAGCTACGAACGCTGCCGCCAGTTGCACGCCCGTTACGGCCGCTCCTACTACCTGGCCACGCTGCTGCTGCCCGCGTGGAAGCGCCGCCACGTCCACGCGCTGTACGGTTTCGCCCGCTACGCCGACGAGATCGTCGACTCCTTCACCATGACCGCCGACCGGCGGGCGGCGCTAGACGAGCTCTGCGCGCGTACCGGCCGGGGGCTGGCCGGCGAGCCCGTCGCCGATCCGGTGCTGCCCGCGTTCCTGCACACCGTGCGCTCGTTCGGGATCGCGCACGGCGACGTGGACGCCTTCCTCGCCGCGATGCGCGCCGACCTGTCGGTCACCGGCTACGACACCTACGACGACCTGCTCGGCTACATGGAGGGGTCGGCGGCCGTCATCGGCACCATGATGCTGCCGGTGCTGGAGGCGCTGCCCGGCGAGGAGGCCGCCGCGAGGGAGCCCGCCCGCCAGCTCGGCCTGGCCTTCCAGCTCACGAACTTCCTGCGCGACGTGGCCGAGGACCACGCCCGCGGGCGGGTCTACCTGCCCGCCAAGGACCTCGCCGCGTACGGCGTCGAGCCCGCCGACCTGGGCCGGCCGCGGACCGGGCGGGCGGTGCGCGAGCTGCTGGCCTTCGAGGCGGGGCGGGCCCGCGAGCACTACCGGGCCGCGGCGAGAGGCGTCGACCTGCTGGTGCCCTCGTCCCGGCCGTGCGTGCGCGCGGCCGTCGAGCTGTACGGAGGAATCCTCGTCGCGATCGAGCGCGGCGGCTACGCGGTGCTGGAACGGCGGGTACGGGTCCCGCGCCACCGCAGGGCCGCCGCCTTCGCCCGCCACCTGCTGGCCTCCGCCGAGGCGGGCCGCCTCGAACGCCGCGTCCGCCTGGACCTCCCATGA
- a CDS encoding phosphate acyltransferase produces MTGADAVRAGRRDAVVLDAMGGDHGPAETVAGAVTAWREHGVPVVLAGRAPDLARELAAHDAAGEIPVVHAPDVVPMTERGAGGAALPASSLAVGCGLVGEGEAAAFVSAGSTGAVVAQAVRRIGRAEGVLRPALAVALPSLPGGASVLVDAGATADPTPEMMAQFALLGAGYARAVLGVPDPVAGLLSIGSEPGKGNRLARRAEELLRGLPMRFHGNIEGHDVLSGAVDVIVTDGFTGNVVLKNVEGCVRTALAMVARAGIAEPGALAGVARRYDPQTHGGAALLGLRGTVIVAHGSSTAATIARACVVAHSLSCLEPA; encoded by the coding sequence ATGACCGGCGCCGACGCCGTCCGGGCAGGCCGGCGGGACGCGGTGGTGCTGGACGCGATGGGCGGCGACCACGGGCCCGCCGAGACGGTGGCGGGGGCGGTGACGGCCTGGCGGGAGCACGGGGTGCCGGTCGTCCTCGCCGGCCGCGCGCCGGACCTCGCCCGCGAGCTGGCCGCCCACGACGCCGCCGGTGAGATCCCGGTCGTGCACGCCCCCGACGTCGTGCCCATGACCGAGCGCGGCGCGGGCGGCGCCGCCCTGCCCGCCTCCAGCCTGGCCGTGGGCTGCGGCCTGGTCGGCGAGGGCGAGGCCGCCGCGTTCGTGTCGGCCGGCTCGACCGGCGCGGTGGTCGCCCAGGCCGTACGGCGGATCGGCCGGGCCGAGGGCGTCCTGCGTCCCGCGCTCGCCGTCGCGCTGCCGTCGCTGCCCGGCGGCGCGAGCGTGCTCGTGGACGCGGGCGCCACCGCCGACCCGACGCCGGAGATGATGGCCCAGTTCGCGCTGCTCGGCGCCGGGTACGCCCGCGCCGTGCTGGGCGTGCCCGACCCGGTGGCGGGGCTGCTGTCGATCGGCTCGGAACCCGGCAAGGGCAACCGGCTGGCCCGGCGGGCCGAGGAGCTGCTGCGCGGCCTGCCGATGCGCTTCCACGGCAACATCGAGGGCCACGACGTGCTGTCCGGCGCGGTGGACGTCATCGTCACCGACGGCTTCACCGGCAACGTCGTGCTCAAGAACGTCGAAGGGTGCGTGCGGACCGCGCTCGCCATGGTCGCGCGGGCCGGCATCGCCGAGCCGGGCGCGCTGGCGGGGGTGGCCCGCCGCTACGACCCGCAGACGCACGGCGGGGCGGCGCTGCTGGGGCTGCGCGGCACCGTGATCGTCGCCCACGGCTCCTCGACCGCCGCCACCATCGCCCGCGCCTGCGTGGTCGCCCACTCCCTGTCCTGCTTGGAACCGGCGTGA
- a CDS encoding spheroidene monooxygenase: MAFDRPLLRRTGGLTFWRLLGTGRGRSMSLGADLRRWALFAVWREEADLEAFLRESPIAARWRAEAAERWQVRLAPLASRGTWGGRDPFPQGGVRQGGDGPVAVLTRASIRARRLAAFYRSVPPVDRLLARQDGCLASVGIGEWPLARQATFSLWRDAAAMRRFAYGDDEHLRVVARVRADGWYSEELFARFIPYGSEGAWNGSDPLTS; encoded by the coding sequence ATGGCCTTCGACCGCCCGCTGCTGCGGCGCACCGGCGGGCTCACGTTCTGGCGGCTGCTCGGGACCGGGCGCGGCCGGTCGATGTCGCTGGGCGCGGACCTGCGCCGGTGGGCGCTGTTCGCGGTCTGGCGGGAGGAGGCCGACCTGGAGGCGTTCCTGCGCGAATCGCCCATCGCGGCGCGGTGGCGGGCGGAGGCGGCCGAGCGGTGGCAGGTCCGCCTCGCGCCGCTGGCCTCGCGCGGCACCTGGGGCGGCCGCGACCCCTTCCCGCAGGGCGGCGTCAGGCAGGGCGGGGACGGGCCGGTCGCCGTGCTCACGCGGGCCTCGATCAGGGCGCGGCGGCTGGCGGCCTTCTACCGGTCGGTGCCGCCCGTGGACCGGCTGCTGGCCCGCCAGGACGGCTGCCTGGCCTCGGTCGGGATCGGCGAGTGGCCGCTGGCCCGGCAGGCGACGTTCTCCCTGTGGCGGGACGCGGCGGCGATGCGCCGCTTCGCCTACGGGGACGACGAGCATCTGCGGGTGGTGGCCCGGGTGCGCGCGGACGGCTGGTACAGCGAGGAGCTGTTCGCCCGGTTCATCCCGTACGGGAGCGAAGGCGCCTGGAACGGCTCCGACCCCCTGACCTCCTGA
- a CDS encoding glycerol-3-phosphate acyltransferase — protein sequence MRWNEAMDVLVMSVIVGYLLGSVPVAVLLARGHGFDPRAVGDRNPGFWNVKEQLGWRAAVPVFAGDTLKGVLAALAALVVSGGHTTAAGAVTGDSVLPVYLAVAAAMAGHAWPVFAGFRGGRSILTFAGGVAVICPPGFALAVAVLVAVALAARSFAVGARVAVFGVPVLQLLFLPAELVAGTGALMCLIGLRFGQAALSGRRE from the coding sequence ATGAGATGGAACGAGGCCATGGACGTGCTGGTGATGTCGGTCATCGTCGGCTACCTGCTGGGGTCGGTCCCGGTGGCGGTGCTGCTGGCGCGCGGGCACGGGTTCGACCCGCGCGCCGTGGGCGACCGCAACCCGGGCTTCTGGAACGTCAAGGAGCAGCTCGGCTGGCGGGCCGCCGTGCCGGTGTTCGCCGGTGACACGCTGAAGGGCGTGCTGGCGGCGCTGGCCGCGCTGGTGGTCAGCGGCGGGCACACGACCGCCGCCGGCGCGGTGACGGGGGACAGCGTCCTGCCCGTGTACCTGGCGGTGGCGGCCGCGATGGCGGGGCACGCCTGGCCGGTGTTCGCCGGGTTCAGGGGCGGGCGGTCGATCCTGACCTTCGCCGGCGGGGTCGCGGTCATCTGCCCTCCCGGGTTCGCGCTGGCGGTCGCGGTGCTGGTGGCCGTGGCGCTGGCGGCGCGGTCGTTCGCGGTGGGGGCGCGGGTGGCGGTGTTCGGCGTGCCCGTCCTGCAGCTGCTGTTCCTCCCGGCCGAGCTGGTGGCGGGGACGGGGGCGCTGATGTGCCTCATCGGCCTGCGCTTCGGGCAGGCCGCGCTGTCGGGCCGCCGGGAGTGA
- a CDS encoding glycosyltransferase has protein sequence MRGGLVTGAQVVAAGVVLARLSRGRRRLPPLRTTTAGNGAAGHTGQGGGISVVVPARNEAARIGPCLRAALADPAVMEVIVVDDRSTDGTAALAAGLGAAVVRGEPLPPGWVGKQWALRQGVAAARGDVVVTLDADTRPEPGLFGALARALDEHDLVSAAPRFACDGPLEQALHASMLATLVYRFGPVGPATPPPPHRILANGQCLAFRRTAMTEIDGFAAVRGHMTDDVALARFLAGRGWRVGFLDGGALLEVDMHDSTPELWREWGRSLPLADVTGAGWRAADLAVIWLTAALPVLRLAAGRPTKLDAALLAVRLLLTGALRGSYRRPGVGLLLSPLLDPAAAVRLTQATLRPVREWRGRTYPAHAQPARTQPARTQPGRTYPAHAQSGGAGFTPGGPTARPARSAGR, from the coding sequence ATGAGAGGCGGACTGGTGACGGGGGCGCAGGTGGTGGCCGCGGGGGTCGTGCTCGCGCGCCTCTCTCGGGGGCGCCGGCGCCTCCCTCCGCTCCGAACGACCACCGCGGGGAACGGGGCGGCCGGCCACACCGGCCAGGGCGGGGGGATCTCCGTCGTGGTGCCCGCGCGGAACGAGGCGGCGAGGATCGGGCCGTGCCTGCGGGCCGCGCTCGCCGACCCGGCCGTCATGGAGGTGATCGTCGTGGACGACCGCTCCACCGACGGCACCGCCGCGCTGGCCGCCGGGCTGGGTGCGGCCGTCGTACGGGGCGAGCCGCTCCCTCCGGGGTGGGTCGGCAAGCAGTGGGCGCTGCGGCAGGGCGTGGCCGCCGCCCGCGGCGACGTCGTCGTGACCCTCGACGCGGACACGCGCCCGGAGCCCGGCCTGTTCGGCGCGCTGGCCCGTGCTCTGGACGAGCACGACCTGGTCAGCGCCGCCCCCCGGTTCGCCTGCGACGGCCCGCTCGAACAGGCCCTGCACGCCTCGATGCTGGCCACGCTCGTCTACCGGTTCGGCCCCGTCGGCCCGGCGACGCCGCCCCCGCCGCACCGGATCCTGGCCAACGGCCAGTGCCTGGCCTTCCGCCGTACGGCGATGACGGAGATCGACGGGTTCGCCGCCGTACGCGGGCACATGACGGACGACGTGGCTCTCGCCCGGTTCCTGGCGGGGCGCGGCTGGCGGGTCGGTTTCCTGGACGGCGGCGCGCTGCTGGAGGTCGACATGCACGACTCGACTCCCGAGCTGTGGCGCGAGTGGGGCCGTTCGCTGCCGCTCGCGGACGTGACCGGCGCCGGCTGGCGGGCCGCCGACCTCGCGGTGATCTGGCTGACGGCGGCGCTGCCGGTGCTGCGCCTGGCCGCCGGCCGTCCGACGAAGCTGGACGCGGCGCTGCTCGCGGTGCGCCTGCTGCTGACCGGCGCGCTGCGGGGCAGCTACCGCCGGCCGGGCGTGGGCCTGCTGCTGTCCCCGCTGCTGGACCCGGCCGCCGCCGTCCGCCTCACCCAGGCGACGCTCCGCCCGGTGCGCGAGTGGCGCGGACGCACCTACCCCGCCCACGCCCAACCCGCCCGCACCCAACCCGCCCGCACCCAACCCGGCAGGACCTACCCCGCCCACGCCCAATCCGGCGGGGCCGGCTTCACTCCCGGCGGCCCGACAGCGCGGCCTGCCCGAAGCGCAGGCCGATGA
- a CDS encoding phytoene desaturase family protein — protein sequence MAEVIVIGGGVGGMASALLLARRGHRVRLYEQLPRLGGKLAEHRRDGFTFSMGPSLLTMPAIFRELGLEREMIEPAELCRYRFADGSVLTAHRDPDLMAAEVERLTPGEGAAWRAFHAWAEGCLRAAGRTFFAGPLGRPPREARPRDLLAVAPARTLDGLARRFFRDPRLRQYVGRYATYAGSSPYRAPAALACVPALEHGQGGWYVPGGLPRLAEDLAALLKEAGVDVHLSAPVEAVTTSSGRVTGVRLAGGGCERADVVVANVDAAALYGRLLPDRRRFRRLARLGPSSSAFLLMAGVEGRTPGLAHHTVIFSGDYEREFADIFDRREPPADPTVYVGCSAVDDPGQAPAGAENLTMLVNVPARDPGRWRVGVDAYRDLVLERLAGRGLDLAGRLRFVDVMTPADLRDRYGAWAGAIYGSAYRGRLAPFLRPGNRGPERGLYVVGGTAHPGGGLPMVTLGAHIVTDLVGHDFPHPRTTSQGGGTGR from the coding sequence GTGGCAGAAGTGATCGTGATCGGCGGCGGCGTCGGGGGCATGGCGTCCGCGCTGCTGCTGGCCCGCCGGGGGCACCGGGTCCGGCTGTACGAGCAGCTGCCCCGGCTCGGCGGCAAGCTGGCCGAGCACCGGCGGGACGGGTTCACCTTCTCCATGGGGCCGTCGCTGCTCACCATGCCCGCGATCTTCCGCGAGCTCGGGCTGGAGCGCGAGATGATCGAGCCGGCCGAGCTGTGCCGCTACCGGTTCGCCGACGGCAGCGTGCTGACCGCCCACCGCGACCCTGACCTCATGGCGGCCGAGGTCGAACGGCTCACGCCGGGCGAGGGCGCGGCCTGGCGGGCCTTCCACGCCTGGGCAGAGGGATGCCTGCGGGCCGCGGGCCGTACGTTCTTCGCCGGGCCGCTCGGCCGGCCGCCCCGCGAGGCCCGGCCGCGCGACCTGCTCGCCGTCGCGCCCGCCCGCACCCTCGACGGGCTCGCCCGCCGCTTCTTCCGCGACCCGCGCCTGCGCCAGTACGTCGGCCGCTACGCCACCTACGCCGGGTCCAGCCCGTACCGGGCGCCGGCCGCGCTCGCCTGCGTGCCCGCGCTGGAGCACGGCCAGGGCGGCTGGTACGTGCCCGGCGGCCTGCCCCGGCTCGCCGAGGACCTGGCGGCGCTGCTGAAGGAGGCCGGGGTGGACGTGCACCTGTCCGCGCCCGTCGAGGCGGTCACCACGTCCAGCGGGCGGGTCACCGGGGTGCGGCTCGCGGGCGGCGGCTGCGAACGGGCCGACGTCGTGGTGGCCAACGTGGACGCCGCCGCGCTCTACGGTCGCCTGCTGCCGGACCGGCGGCGGTTCCGGCGGCTCGCCAGGCTCGGGCCGTCGTCGTCGGCGTTCCTGCTGATGGCCGGGGTCGAGGGGCGCACCCCCGGGCTGGCGCACCACACGGTGATCTTCTCCGGCGACTACGAGCGGGAGTTCGCCGACATCTTCGACCGGCGCGAACCGCCGGCCGACCCCACCGTGTACGTGGGCTGCTCCGCGGTCGACGACCCCGGCCAGGCGCCGGCCGGGGCCGAGAACCTGACGATGCTGGTCAACGTGCCCGCCCGCGACCCCGGCCGGTGGCGCGTCGGCGTGGACGCCTACCGGGACCTGGTGCTGGAACGCCTCGCCGGACGCGGGCTCGACCTGGCCGGGCGGCTGCGCTTCGTGGACGTCATGACGCCCGCCGACCTGCGCGACCGGTACGGGGCCTGGGCGGGGGCGATCTACGGCAGCGCGTACCGGGGGCGGCTCGCGCCGTTCCTGCGGCCGGGGAACCGGGGGCCGGAACGCGGCCTGTACGTGGTCGGCGGCACCGCCCACCCCGGCGGCGGCCTCCCCATGGTGACCCTGGGCGCCCACATCGTCACCGACCTGGTCGGCCACGACTTCCCCCACCCCCGCACGACGTCCCAAGGAGGAGGAACAGGCCGATGA